Genomic window (Salvelinus alpinus chromosome 13, SLU_Salpinus.1, whole genome shotgun sequence):
GGACTGTGATGGGGTTCAGAATGGGAGTGTGGATGGTGAGATTCTGAATGAgaggggtggtggtgatggtgagaaTCTTGGTGGGAACTATGGTGGTGATGGAGAGATTCTGGATGGGAGCCATGGTGATGGAGATATTCTGGATGGGAGCCGTGGAGATGGAGAGAATCTGGATGGGAGCCATGGTGATGGAGAGATTCTGGATAGGAACCATGGTGATGGAGAGATTGTGAATGGGAGCTATGGTCATGGAGAGATTCTGGATGGGAGCCATGGTGATCATGAGATTCtggatgggagctgtggtgatgGAGAGATTCTGGATGGGAGCCATGTTGGTTGCAAGATTCTGGATGGGAGCCATGGTGATGGAGAGATTCTGGAAGGGAGCCCTGGTGATGGAGAGATTCTGGATGGGTGCCGTGGTGATGGAGAGATTCTGGATGGGAGCCATGGTCGTTGCAAGATTCTGGATGGGAGCCATGGTGATGGAGAGATTTTGGAAGGGAGCCCTGGTGATGGAGAGATTCTGGATGGGAGCGGTGGTGATCGTGGGATTCAGGGTGGGACAGATTATGGTGGTGGTGCAATTCTGGATGGGAGCCATGGCGATGGTGAGAATCTGGGTGGAGAGGATGGTGGTGGTGTTCATGGTGATGGGGATGAGTTGGGCTGTGGTGGTCTCCATGGTGATGGGGATGAGTTGGGCTGTGGTGGTCTCCATGGTGATGGGGATGCGTTGGGCTGTGATGGTCTCCATGGTGACGGGGTTTGCTTGGGCTTTGGTGGTCTCCATGGTGATGGGAATGAGTTGGGCTGTGGTGGTCTCCATGGGTATGAGTTTGGGTGTGGCTGTCTCCATGGGGATGGTGATGGGTTGGGCCATGTTGGTCTCCATGGTAATGGGGATGAGTTGGGCTGTGGTGGTGTCCATGGTGATGGGGATGACTGGGACTGTGGAGGTCTCCATGGTGATGGAGGTGGCTTGGGCTGTGGTTGTCTCTATGGGGATGAGTTTTGCTGTGGTGGTCTCTATGGGGATGAGTTTGACTGTGGTGGCTTCCATGGTGATGGGTTGGGCTGTGGTGGTCTCCATGGTGGTGAGGATGAGTTGGGCTGTGGTGGTCTCCATGGTGATGGGAATGGCATGGGCTGTGGTGTTCTCCATGAGGATTAGTTTGGCTGTGGTGGTCTTTATGGGGATGGGGATGAGTTGGGCTGTGGTGGTCTCCATGGTGATGGGGGTTTCTTTGGCTGTGGTGTTCTCCATGAGGATTAGTTTGGCTGTGGTGGTCTTTATGGGGATGGGGATGAGTTGGGCTGTGGTGGTCTCCATGGTGATGGGGGTTTCTTGGGCTGTGGTGTTCTCCATGAGGATGAGTTTGGCTGTGGTTGTCTTCATGGGGATGGGGATGAGTTGGGCTGTGGTGGTCTTCATGGGGatggggatgagttggactgtggTGGTCTTCATGGTGATGGGTTGGGCTGTGATGTTCTCCATGACAATGGGGATGGCTTGGGCTGTGGTGGTCTTCATGGGGatggggatgagttggactgtggTGGTCTTCATGGTGATGGGTTGGGCTGTGATGTTCTCCATGACAATGGGGATGGCTTGGGCTGTGGTGGTCTTCATGGGGATGGGGATGAGTTGGGCTGTGGTGGTCTCCATGGTGATGGGTTGGGCTGTGATGTTCTCCATGACGATGGGGATGGCTTGGGCTGTGGTGGTCTCCATGGTGATGAGATGGACTGTGAAGAccgtgatggtgatggtggtgaaatGGAGAATGGGAGCGAtgctggtgatgatggtggtgtggtGTTGAATGACAGGAGGGATGTCTTGATGAGGAGGGGCTATTATCTGGGCTAGTGCTGTCATCGGTGTGGCTGCTGGGACTGTGGTGTATGTCTCTTGCAGGCTGATGGTGTTGGTGGTCCTGGTGTTTGCCGAGATGGGAGCGAGAGTGCTTGCTGGAGCGGAACTGCCTGCGGATATGGGAGTGGACACTGAAGGTTGTAGAGCTTGCACTGCCAGGCCGACTACTCTTTTGTCTTTGCCTTTCCTCCCCTCTGTGTTCCATCTTGGGGGACCTCAGGGAGGCTTGTCCGGGGCTGCTGGGCCTGTGCGCAGCTGTGACCCCAAGAGAGGTGAGTCTGTACGGGCTGAACACCTGCCTGGTGATCTCGTTCAAAAAGGCAGAGAACTTCAATTTTTCCTGCACTAAGTTCTTCTTAGCTACCTGCTCTCTTTTCTCCAAGTCCTTGTCTACAATGGTATCTGCATCTCCATCTCTGTCCTTACAATGGGACAGTGCCTCCATTGACTTTGCCTTGCGAAATTTGCCAGCCATTCCTGCCCCTTCAGAACTCTCCTGCTTCTTCAGGATGACATTGGCAGGGGTCTGATGAGAGGACATtgctttctttttctttttttctttcaggCTCTTTTCCTGTCTTGGGAGGTGGCCTTCATCATCTatcaaaggagatgtgtcatcttcctcatcttcctcctcgtcATAGGCCTTCCTCCCCCTGTAGATGTCAGTGCAGGACTGTGAGTACTTGGGCTTCTGCAGTGGATGTTTGTTATCCTTCACGGACTCATTAATACTAGTCTGAGAGGACCAGGTGGAGGAAGTGCCAGAGGAtgacgaggaggaagaggatgatgctgaggaagaggaggaagaggatgaagatgatgatgaggaACCAGAGGAGGAGCTGGATGAGGTGGCTGCAACCTGAGGGTGGGAGGTCACATCTGTAGCATGGTGATGCAGacagtgatggtgatgatgaggatggtCAGGGGAAGAGGGATGAGATTTCTCATTGTGGTGGTGAGGGTGATTGTTGTGgccatggtgatggtggtggacaATGCTGCCCCTTGATGTTGAATGGTTGCTACTGCAAGAGGAGATAACAATGACAGAATTGAGCAATATTTCACTGAGGCAGAGACCATACTCTTAGGCTGAGTTACACGCTTTACTATAATGCAGCGTTGGTAAATTAACTAGGACAAGATAATTTTGTCACATCTGCATAATATTGATTAAAATATGTACAATTTCCAAAATATTGAATACCAAAACAAGAAATTACAGTTCCATCCAGACAAACTTTCAGAACTTAGTTAACTAATAAAGTAATGTAATCAAACATACCCATGATCATTCTGATCTTCTGACCAATCTGTCTTTTGCTGGTGAGGAtgaggatggtgatgatgatcATGGTTGTGGTGGTGGCGGGGATGGTGTTTGTGGTGATACGTTTTTTGGTCAGCCATCTTGCCATGCTTGGGGTCCCTCTCCTGATGCTCATGGAGGTGGGGCTTGCCATGCCTGTGGCCCCTGGTCCCCTGCTTAAGCTGCACAGGAGTGAAGTACTTCTCCATCACCTGCTGCTTCCCACTCCACTGCTTCAGTGTGGTAGTCCTGGGTGCAGGACCAATCTGTTCCTTTACTTGCTGTGCAGTCTGCAACTGTCTTTGAACTATTCCTCTCCCTGTGTAATGGGTGTATTTTCTTGATTAtttctgatgattcaaaaatattttCTGGACCAGAACTCAACTGTTTGGAAAAATGCCATATAATTATAGCAAAGTTAGGACA
Coding sequences:
- the LOC139538028 gene encoding mucin-2-like — its product is MASPTSMSIRRGTPSMARWLTKKRITTNTIPATTTTMIIITILILTSKRQIGQKIRMIMVATIQHQGAALSTTITMATTITLTTTMRNLIPLPLTILIITITVAATSSSSSSGSSSSSSSSSSSSSASSSSSSSSSGTSSTWSSQTSINESVKDNKHPLQKPKYSQSCTDIYRGRKAYDEEEDEEDDTSPLIDDEGHLPRQEKSLKEKKKKKAMSSHQTPANVILKKQESSEGAGMAGKFRKAKSMEALSHCKDRDGDADTIVDKDLEKREQVAKKNLVQEKLKFSAFLNEITRQVFSPYRLTSLGVTAAHRPSSPGQASLRSPKMEHRGEERTTNTISLQETYTTVPAATPMTALAQIIAPPHQDIPPVIQHHTTIITSIAPILHFTTITITVFTVHLITMETTTAQAIPIVMENITAQPITMETTTAQLIPIPMKTTTAQAIPIVMENITAQPITMKTTTVQLIPIPMKTTTAQAIPIVMENITAQPITMKTTTVQLIPIPMKTTTAQLIPIPMKTTTAKLILMENTTAQETPITMETTTAQLIPIPIKTTTAKLILMENTTAKETPITMETTTAQLIPIPIKTTTAKLILMENTTAHAIPITMETTTAQLILTTMETTTAQPITMEATTVKLIPIETTTAKLIPIETTTAQATSITMETSTVPVIPITMDTTTAQLIPITMETNMAQPITIPMETATPKLIPMETTTAQLIPITMETTKAQANPVTMETITAQRIPITMETTTAQLIPITMETTTAQLIPITMNTTTILSTQILTIAMAPIQNCTTTIICPTLNPTITTAPIQNLSITRAPFQNLSITMAPIQNLATTMAPIQNLSITTAPIQNLSITRAPFQNLSITMAPIQNLATNMAPIQNLSITTAPIQNLMITMAPIQNLSMTIAPIHNLSITMVPIQNLSITMAPIQILSISTAPIQNISITMAPIQNLSITTIVPTKILTITTTPLIQNLTIHTPILNPITVLAT